Proteins encoded within one genomic window of Fuerstiella sp.:
- the rplX gene encoding 50S ribosomal protein L24, giving the protein MRIRKGDTVEVISGSSKGSRGSVLDVDPSGGKVTVEGVNRVYKHVRRGHPKSPQGGRLHVELPIDVSKVQLICPETNKPTRVGVRVADDGSRELFARRSGATLRQLSPASK; this is encoded by the coding sequence ATGAGAATTCGCAAGGGTGACACCGTTGAAGTGATTAGCGGCAGCAGCAAAGGAAGTCGCGGTTCCGTTCTGGATGTCGACCCGTCCGGCGGCAAAGTTACCGTCGAAGGTGTAAACCGCGTTTATAAGCATGTCCGCCGGGGTCATCCGAAGAGTCCCCAGGGCGGTCGTCTGCATGTTGAGCTTCCTATTGATGTGTCAAAAGTTCAGCTGATTTGTCCGGAAACGAACAAACCCACTCGCGTCGGTGTGCGTGTCGCAGACGACGGAAGTCGGGAACTGTTCGCACGTCGTTCCGGAGCCACACTTCGTCAGCTTTCGCCGGCATCAAAGTAA
- a CDS encoding c-type cytochrome, which translates to MRSTTITNKLIMGVMLINVSALNDAFADDFPDPINSQASGEHPPAPGEMPGLFELPDGFRVTLFAGEPDVRQPIAFEFDDRGRIWVAENYTYNKQGNLDPDHRDRVIILHDHDGDGRHDSRKVFWDDGNMLTGLTWGFGGLWVLNDGTLSLIPDRNNDDIPDSEPIVMINGWTKTAAHNFVNGLLWGPDGWLYGRHGITDSSLPGTPDTPSKDRNPMNAGIWRFHPTRRIFEIVCHGTTNPWGLDYDKHGQLFMTNNVIAHLWHVIPGAHYERMYGQDFNPYLYELMGPCSDHYHWDDNVRWTESRDGKAKDFGGGHSHCGGMIYQGTNFPEEYRGKIFMCNTHGRCINIDRLQRDGGTYVASHEPDFLRVNTPWFRGVELKYGPGGCVFLSDWSDNGECHDRDGVHRTSGRIYRISYGSEAPIVPRVNVQNDDDLLETAITAGTNEWHRRRAARQIMERHAVGSLEGVRTTLTQRAVSSEGSDPGRRTRLNAAWLLLSLNSMSGNVIDANVGARLLGSPHEHIRGTAIRFITESPGLTEELGDSLFDMSRRDGSAFVQMCFAASLQRLPFESESALGPRIATALLGRSPDPKATESESQLRRMIWYGIESDCVKIASHTGLPLRGKIRDPILRTWILRRLASDWDRNRVLVANVLHRNSIDASVPSTDEQNNRLEEAKLILNAVLTGLRGQTHLKQPDNWESTVQQYQQFDDPQVSQMVGELAVLFGDGVALKELRELIANRNGDHTSRLRAIDALAADGDPEAVDVLLSALDDPGVYVRVAGALAGFDDPRVSQELIRRWERLRHGSREAATDTLCSHRSYALDFVRAIVDGRIDATLLTASQVRQLLSFGDSEIKEVLESHWGTLNESPESRTAAILKWKTLLTPQNLAAADTDSGASLFRKSCAACHKLYGEGGAIGPDLTGANRNNLDYVLKNIIDPGSVVPKQFTISVIALKSGRIITGVVVAETPNTVTVQTEKDKLVFGISDIEERVRTGRSLMPDGLLDSLNKEQVRDLIAFVMKRRG; encoded by the coding sequence ATGCGTTCGACCACGATCACAAACAAACTGATAATGGGTGTGATGCTGATCAATGTTTCAGCATTGAATGACGCATTTGCCGACGATTTTCCGGATCCGATCAACAGTCAGGCTTCCGGTGAACATCCTCCGGCCCCAGGGGAAATGCCGGGGCTGTTTGAGCTTCCTGATGGCTTCCGGGTCACATTGTTCGCCGGTGAACCGGACGTCAGACAGCCGATCGCCTTCGAGTTTGATGATCGCGGCCGCATCTGGGTTGCCGAAAATTATACGTACAACAAGCAGGGAAATTTGGATCCCGATCACCGTGACCGGGTGATTATTCTGCACGATCACGATGGTGACGGACGGCACGACTCTCGAAAGGTATTCTGGGATGATGGCAATATGCTGACCGGTCTGACCTGGGGTTTTGGTGGTCTGTGGGTCCTTAACGATGGCACCCTGTCTCTGATTCCGGACAGGAACAATGACGACATCCCTGACAGTGAACCGATCGTCATGATCAACGGCTGGACAAAAACTGCCGCTCACAATTTTGTCAATGGATTGCTGTGGGGCCCGGATGGCTGGCTGTATGGACGTCATGGGATCACCGATTCGTCACTGCCGGGGACACCAGACACGCCGTCAAAAGACCGCAATCCGATGAATGCGGGTATCTGGCGATTTCATCCGACACGACGAATCTTTGAGATTGTTTGCCACGGGACGACCAACCCCTGGGGACTGGACTACGACAAGCACGGCCAGTTGTTCATGACCAATAATGTGATTGCTCATTTGTGGCATGTCATTCCCGGAGCCCACTATGAACGCATGTACGGACAGGACTTCAATCCCTACCTTTACGAACTCATGGGACCCTGCAGCGATCACTATCACTGGGACGACAACGTCCGGTGGACCGAGAGTCGGGACGGTAAAGCCAAAGACTTTGGCGGAGGACACAGCCATTGTGGTGGCATGATTTACCAGGGCACCAACTTTCCGGAGGAATACCGTGGAAAAATATTTATGTGCAATACACACGGTCGATGCATCAATATTGATCGGCTGCAGAGAGACGGGGGCACTTACGTTGCCAGTCACGAGCCGGATTTTTTAAGAGTCAACACTCCGTGGTTCCGGGGTGTTGAATTGAAGTACGGACCGGGTGGCTGTGTCTTTTTGAGCGACTGGTCCGACAATGGTGAATGTCATGACCGCGACGGTGTCCATCGAACCAGTGGGCGAATTTATCGGATTTCTTATGGCTCCGAAGCGCCGATTGTCCCTCGGGTAAATGTTCAGAACGATGATGATCTGCTGGAAACCGCAATCACGGCCGGCACTAATGAGTGGCACAGACGTCGAGCCGCGCGGCAGATCATGGAACGACATGCTGTCGGGTCTTTAGAGGGCGTCAGGACGACGTTGACACAGCGTGCCGTTTCTTCGGAAGGCAGTGATCCTGGGAGACGAACCCGCCTGAACGCGGCATGGCTGCTTCTGTCCCTTAACAGTATGTCCGGCAACGTGATTGACGCTAACGTCGGCGCCCGACTGCTGGGGTCTCCGCACGAACATATCAGAGGGACTGCCATTCGTTTTATCACAGAATCTCCCGGTCTCACGGAAGAGCTTGGTGATTCCCTTTTCGATATGAGCCGACGTGATGGGTCAGCGTTTGTTCAAATGTGCTTTGCAGCTTCGCTGCAAAGGCTTCCGTTCGAATCTGAATCAGCACTGGGCCCTCGTATCGCCACGGCGTTACTCGGCCGGTCACCGGATCCGAAGGCAACGGAGTCCGAGTCGCAGTTGAGACGAATGATCTGGTATGGCATTGAATCCGACTGTGTCAAAATAGCGTCTCATACCGGATTACCGCTTCGGGGAAAGATTCGGGATCCGATTCTGCGAACATGGATTTTGCGACGTCTGGCCAGTGACTGGGATCGAAATCGTGTGCTTGTGGCGAACGTGCTGCATCGAAACAGTATTGACGCATCCGTGCCGTCCACAGATGAACAAAATAATCGTCTGGAAGAAGCGAAACTGATCCTGAATGCGGTACTGACGGGACTGCGAGGACAAACTCATCTGAAGCAGCCCGATAACTGGGAGTCGACAGTTCAACAGTATCAGCAGTTCGACGATCCACAGGTCAGTCAGATGGTCGGGGAACTCGCGGTACTGTTCGGTGACGGAGTCGCCCTCAAAGAACTGCGCGAACTGATTGCCAACCGCAACGGGGATCACACGTCACGCCTCCGTGCCATCGATGCACTCGCAGCAGATGGCGACCCTGAAGCGGTCGACGTGCTTCTGTCAGCACTTGATGATCCTGGCGTCTATGTCCGGGTCGCAGGAGCCCTCGCCGGCTTCGACGATCCTCGTGTTTCACAGGAACTGATCAGACGCTGGGAACGATTGCGGCACGGCAGCAGAGAAGCAGCCACTGACACACTGTGCAGTCACCGGTCTTACGCACTTGATTTCGTTCGGGCGATTGTCGACGGTCGGATTGATGCGACACTCCTCACTGCCTCTCAGGTACGCCAGTTGCTCTCGTTTGGTGACTCTGAAATCAAAGAAGTACTCGAATCTCACTGGGGAACCCTTAACGAATCACCGGAGTCCCGTACGGCGGCCATTTTAAAATGGAAGACCCTGCTGACACCCCAAAACCTGGCAGCGGCAGACACGGACTCCGGTGCCTCCCTGTTCAGGAAATCCTGTGCCGCGTGCCACAAACTTTACGGAGAAGGCGGTGCCATCGGCCCTGACCTAACAGGAGCCAACCGCAACAATCTTGACTACGTGCTGAAGAACATTATCGATCCAGGTTCGGTGGTTCCCAAACAGTTCACAATTTCGGTCATTGCACTGAAATCCGGACGGATTATCACGGGGGTTGTGGTAGCAGAAACTCCAAACACCGTGACTGTTCAGACGGAGAAAGACAAGCTCGTGTTTGGTATCTCAGATATCGAGGAACGCGTGCGTACAGGACGCTCTTTAATGCCCGACGGTCTGCTGGATTCACTGAACAAAGAACAGGTGCGGGACCTGATTGCGTTTGTGATGAAACGTCGAGGCTAA
- a CDS encoding ATP-binding protein, which translates to MDQSDPLSIPPADDLTITGIATDLRAESITLRIRWFGLCVGYILVNFGGFLNESDSRNELALNAILSLGAVYAVIDTWWSARGKVFLSEFQLAVSAMEALFIGLLCFFDDGVPSPFRFYYFLSLLVCAIRHTPSLTFTTFGMHAVSYCFLGLTATQMTPKTWVTLALTVLFLGWASWAINALTGLLKSAGERLEILNLELRNNQATLESRISERTQALQESQARMVQQEKQAAFGLLAAGIAHEVGNPLASISSIVQMLNRRRQDDYTAGRLHMVDAQLRRIQKILRELVGFSRPASQDVTTVDLHAVISDALNIAKYYKRWKGKKVVTEFSPGMPILRTVYDQLVQLVLNLVLNALDATAEGATITVSTDVLADDEQVAITISDQGHGIPLEVQQEIFNAYFTTKSTGTGLGLFVCRQLAETELGGSIDLVRSDSSGTIFRIRLPL; encoded by the coding sequence ATGGATCAGTCTGACCCACTTTCGATTCCTCCTGCTGACGACCTCACGATCACAGGAATCGCGACCGACCTGCGAGCCGAGTCGATTACTCTGCGCATTCGCTGGTTCGGATTATGCGTCGGTTACATCCTTGTCAATTTCGGTGGTTTTCTCAATGAATCAGATTCCCGAAACGAGTTGGCGTTGAATGCCATTCTGTCGCTTGGAGCGGTTTATGCAGTGATTGATACATGGTGGAGCGCCCGAGGCAAGGTGTTTTTGTCAGAATTTCAACTCGCAGTGTCTGCAATGGAGGCACTGTTCATCGGGCTGCTGTGTTTCTTTGACGATGGTGTGCCGAGTCCGTTTCGATTCTACTATTTTCTGTCGCTGCTGGTCTGTGCTATCCGTCATACGCCGTCACTGACGTTTACAACGTTCGGCATGCACGCAGTTAGCTATTGTTTTCTGGGCCTCACGGCCACTCAAATGACCCCGAAAACATGGGTCACACTTGCCCTCACGGTACTCTTTCTGGGCTGGGCCTCCTGGGCGATCAACGCTCTCACCGGCCTTCTGAAGTCGGCCGGTGAACGTCTGGAGATACTGAATCTGGAGCTGCGTAATAATCAGGCCACATTGGAGTCACGGATTTCCGAACGAACGCAGGCACTCCAGGAATCCCAGGCGAGGATGGTACAGCAGGAAAAACAGGCGGCGTTTGGACTGCTGGCTGCCGGAATTGCACACGAAGTCGGCAACCCGCTCGCGTCCATTAGCTCAATTGTCCAGATGCTGAATCGTCGCAGGCAGGACGACTACACAGCCGGCCGACTGCATATGGTGGACGCTCAACTTCGTCGGATTCAGAAGATTCTGAGGGAACTGGTGGGATTCAGTCGGCCGGCCAGTCAGGACGTCACGACCGTGGATCTTCATGCTGTGATTTCGGACGCACTCAACATTGCCAAATACTACAAACGCTGGAAGGGGAAAAAGGTCGTCACGGAATTCAGTCCCGGGATGCCGATCCTGCGCACTGTTTATGACCAGCTTGTCCAACTGGTGCTCAATCTGGTTCTGAATGCCCTGGACGCAACAGCCGAAGGCGCCACAATCACCGTTTCTACGGACGTGCTCGCGGATGACGAACAGGTTGCTATTACGATTTCAGATCAGGGGCACGGGATTCCACTGGAAGTCCAGCAGGAGATTTTTAATGCTTACTTCACGACCAAGAGCACGGGAACCGGACTGGGACTGTTCGTCTGCCGTCAACTCGCTGAAACCGAACTTGGCGGCAGCATCGATCTGGTGCGTTCCGATTCCTCCGGCACCATTTTTCGTATTCGGCTTCCGCTGTGA
- a CDS encoding DUF1080 domain-containing protein, with the protein MNAVVAMTVTVTACVVYGGVSEAQYTDLLLNRSLDHWMTQTGENVQQGWVFDADGTLHLKEKGGNIITRKKYGDFELWFEFRISGGGNSGIKYRVQKYGTSLLGCEYQILDDDAFSHLDRNKLTASLYDVFAPRPDRTRRRMDDQFNVGKVLVQGSRIRHWINGQLTIDEYTGTSRWNDAIANSKFSERVGFGQNRCGHIMLTDHNSEVWYRNVFIRQR; encoded by the coding sequence GTGAACGCTGTTGTTGCAATGACTGTCACCGTTACGGCATGTGTGGTTTACGGTGGTGTCTCAGAAGCCCAGTACACCGACCTGTTACTGAACCGATCCCTCGATCACTGGATGACACAAACGGGTGAAAACGTGCAACAGGGCTGGGTCTTTGATGCGGACGGGACGCTGCACCTCAAAGAAAAGGGCGGCAACATTATTACGCGGAAAAAATATGGTGACTTTGAATTGTGGTTTGAATTCCGCATTTCCGGCGGGGGCAACAGCGGCATCAAATACCGGGTTCAAAAATACGGAACATCTTTGCTGGGCTGTGAATATCAGATACTCGATGACGACGCGTTTTCTCATCTGGACCGGAATAAACTGACAGCGTCGCTTTATGATGTTTTTGCGCCCAGGCCTGATCGAACTCGACGCAGGATGGATGATCAGTTCAATGTTGGCAAAGTTCTTGTTCAGGGCAGTCGGATTCGACACTGGATCAACGGACAGTTAACAATTGATGAGTACACAGGAACTTCCCGCTGGAATGACGCAATTGCGAACAGCAAATTCAGTGAACGTGTGGGCTTCGGACAGAATCGCTGTGGTCACATCATGTTGACGGACCATAACAGCGAAGTTTGGTACCGAAACGTGTTTATTAGACAACGTTAA
- the thrC gene encoding threonine synthase, translated as MNHSHQACIHPECGATYDIGEILTSCRKCSGLLDIRYDWDKLTVPRSLAEFESRWSTRRQPLDFSGVWRFRELLPFAPDHQVVTIGEGQTILQKNDRLAAQLGMNTGRLFLQYEGLNPSGSFKDNGMTAASTHAHMVGARITACASTGNTSASLAIYAGVSGLFQCVVFVGSGRIAYGKLSQALDYGARTLQIRGDFDDALARVREICEQHPIYLCNSVNPFRLEGQKTIMLRVLEGLGWEVPEWIVVPGGNLGNCSAFGKAFMELKQLGLIDRVPRLAIINAAGAHTLEQLVNTHELEWDSGHPDSSTIGDYYQSMNDRSERARTLASAIEINRPVNLEKALRAIDVCDGVVRSVTDQEIVDARAMIAGAGFGCEPASGATLAGVRHLREQNLIGADDRVVCVLTGHQLKDPDLTVAYHSADQDLRAKKLVSSGVTETPHANPPVVVDNDVASILEALELPAESASGN; from the coding sequence ATGAATCACTCGCATCAGGCCTGCATTCATCCTGAATGTGGAGCAACTTACGATATTGGCGAGATCCTGACCTCGTGCAGAAAGTGTAGCGGGTTGCTGGACATCCGTTACGACTGGGACAAACTCACCGTTCCCAGGTCACTCGCTGAATTTGAATCGCGCTGGAGCACTCGTCGGCAGCCTCTTGATTTCAGTGGCGTCTGGAGGTTTCGGGAACTGCTGCCGTTCGCTCCTGATCACCAGGTCGTAACGATTGGAGAAGGACAGACAATTCTGCAGAAAAATGACCGTCTGGCCGCACAACTTGGAATGAATACAGGTCGTCTGTTTTTGCAGTATGAAGGCCTGAATCCCTCCGGCAGTTTCAAAGATAACGGGATGACTGCTGCATCCACTCATGCGCATATGGTTGGCGCCCGGATAACGGCCTGTGCCTCCACGGGCAATACAAGTGCTTCCCTGGCGATTTATGCAGGTGTTTCCGGCCTCTTTCAATGTGTGGTGTTTGTAGGTAGCGGCCGGATCGCATATGGCAAATTGTCGCAGGCACTGGATTACGGCGCCCGCACGTTGCAGATTCGAGGAGACTTCGACGATGCTCTGGCTCGTGTTCGTGAGATCTGTGAACAGCACCCGATCTATCTGTGTAACAGCGTTAATCCGTTCCGCCTGGAGGGTCAGAAAACGATCATGCTGCGGGTGCTCGAAGGACTCGGCTGGGAGGTTCCGGAGTGGATTGTGGTACCCGGCGGAAACCTTGGCAACTGCAGCGCTTTTGGCAAAGCGTTCATGGAACTCAAACAACTGGGGCTGATTGATCGGGTACCGCGTCTGGCAATCATTAATGCAGCGGGCGCACACACACTGGAACAACTGGTCAATACACATGAATTGGAATGGGATTCGGGTCATCCGGACTCATCAACCATCGGTGATTACTATCAATCCATGAATGACCGCAGTGAACGAGCCCGCACCCTGGCGTCAGCGATTGAGATTAATCGTCCGGTTAACCTTGAAAAGGCACTGCGTGCTATCGATGTCTGCGACGGTGTGGTCCGCAGTGTAACTGATCAGGAAATCGTGGACGCACGAGCTATGATTGCCGGGGCCGGATTCGGCTGCGAGCCGGCCAGCGGAGCCACGCTGGCCGGGGTACGTCATCTCAGGGAGCAGAATCTCATCGGTGCAGACGATCGTGTGGTGTGTGTACTGACCGGTCATCAGCTGAAAGATCCGGATCTTACGGTAGCCTATCATTCTGCAGACCAGGACCTGCGCGCAAAGAAACTCGTTTCCAGCGGTGTTACCGAAACTCCTCACGCCAATCCCCCTGTTGTGGTCGACAACGACGTGGCTTCCATTTTGGAGGCACTGGAACTGCCTGCAGAATCAGCTTCCGGCAATTGA